From the Paenibacillus sp. FSL H8-0548 genome, one window contains:
- a CDS encoding dihydrofolate reductase yields the protein MSITLIAAMDLNRTIGIENKLPWRLPAEMAFFKQKTLGKTVLMGRKTFQSLPKPLKDRRNVVLTRQPDFKPEGCEIVHSLEAALELAKTEELVVIGGADIYAQFLPFADIIYLTEVEAHIEGGDAFFPVFSDLEWKLVETEHRDSDEKNAYAFTFQTFNRRIL from the coding sequence ATGTCAATTACGTTAATAGCAGCAATGGATCTCAATCGTACGATAGGAATAGAGAACAAATTACCTTGGCGGCTGCCTGCGGAAATGGCATTTTTCAAGCAAAAGACGTTAGGGAAAACGGTACTCATGGGCCGCAAAACGTTTCAATCGCTGCCAAAGCCGTTGAAGGACCGTCGGAATGTCGTCCTGACGCGTCAACCGGATTTTAAGCCTGAAGGCTGCGAAATTGTACACTCGCTTGAGGCTGCGCTTGAGCTTGCTAAAACGGAGGAATTGGTCGTCATAGGCGGTGCAGATATTTATGCACAGTTCCTTCCTTTTGCTGATATCATATACCTAACGGAAGTCGAAGCTCACATTGAGGGAGGCGACGCTTTTTTTCCAGTATTCTCTGATTTGGAGTGGAAGCTTGTGGAAACCGAGCATCGGGACAGTGATGAGAAAAATGCGTACGCCTTTACGTTTCAAACATTTAACCGGCGTATTTTGTAG
- a CDS encoding acyl-CoA thioesterase: MDPTTKPASESRTIMTQLIFPLDTNHHDTMFGGKLMEYMDKAAAIAAMRHARMQAVTASSDSLDFLAPIRVGEVIEIEAFVSWTNRSSMEVYVSVHSEKLFSGVRTRTVTAFFTFVALNEHGKPETVPTVIPETDEEKKLHASAPERHALRKKRKEDRKND; this comes from the coding sequence ATGGATCCCACAACAAAGCCAGCCAGTGAATCGAGAACGATTATGACACAGCTTATATTTCCGCTGGATACGAATCACCATGATACGATGTTCGGCGGCAAGCTGATGGAGTATATGGATAAGGCTGCTGCTATCGCTGCCATGCGGCATGCACGCATGCAGGCTGTAACCGCCTCATCGGACAGTCTAGACTTTCTAGCGCCTATTCGAGTAGGAGAAGTCATTGAGATTGAAGCGTTCGTCTCGTGGACAAATCGAAGCTCTATGGAGGTTTACGTATCTGTTCATTCTGAAAAGTTGTTCAGCGGCGTTCGAACGAGGACAGTCACTGCGTTCTTCACATTTGTTGCACTGAATGAGCATGGCAAACCAGAGACGGTTCCAACTGTCATTCCTGAGACGGATGAGGAGAAGAAGCTCCACGCATCAGCACCCGAACGCCATGCGCTCCGGAAGAAGCGCAAAGAGGACAGGAAAAACGATTAA
- a CDS encoding type IA DNA topoisomerase: MKTLIIAEKPDMGRNIAAAIDPKAKNHRSYIEGEQYIITWAIGHLIGLAEPDAYDDRYKKWNINDLPIIPSQFKLVPNKKTIDQLKVIGDLAKRSNLLVNSCDAGREGQYIFSLIQRHLKLSQPVKRLWISDLTPETIRRGFAELKEGAEYENLTRAATARSEADWLIGMNGSRAFTTKHNVLLSVGRVQTPVLALIYDRQKLIEAFSSLKFFELEGYFTQNELTYKAMWQGERMTDQVKADALAAKVKGKQGRIASYEVKETKEYPFKLYDLTLLQREANGKYAFSAKKTLDTAQALYEKHKVISYPRTNSNYVTEQNIPEMHKTLNALQGTSYDELVKGANRALVHKGNKFICNPSKVEDHHAILPTNRKANNLSPDEQKLYDLIVRRFLSQFYPAAEYKVHTVLTEVENEMFKTTVKELLSLGWKVIYADQKKEKARATAKGKDKEDAEEEEVEVNEPFTISAEESVMCSDAIVKEKDTQPPKHYTEGTLLKAMESAGKQIEDEDVRDAMKDSGLGTPATRAATIERLKNVGYVDMQGKKILVTQKGRTAIELIRGAGIDLLTSPEMTGLWEKRLTEISRGTASDGQFMDNVKKFATMIVDKVKIQSRAAKTSFESEASAPSRGSAGKSAPGTRTRAPKAKTGEAAQKSSAKPKQAADGGPLIITACPRPGCGGSIFMGRKGYGCSHYKEGCKFVIWKQSCGRSLTDSQIKALVEKGKTAKLKLELEDGTPVDGRIVIRNLDTGELAIEQL, from the coding sequence TTGAAGACTCTAATCATTGCGGAAAAACCTGATATGGGAAGAAATATAGCGGCCGCAATCGATCCCAAAGCAAAAAATCACCGTTCCTACATTGAAGGCGAACAATATATTATAACCTGGGCGATTGGGCATTTAATTGGGCTTGCAGAGCCTGATGCTTACGACGATCGATATAAGAAATGGAATATTAATGATCTTCCGATCATTCCATCACAATTCAAGCTAGTGCCCAATAAAAAAACGATCGATCAGCTTAAAGTGATTGGTGATTTAGCGAAGCGAAGCAATTTGCTCGTCAATTCATGCGATGCGGGACGGGAAGGGCAATATATTTTCTCTTTGATTCAGAGGCACTTAAAGCTTAGCCAGCCGGTAAAGCGGCTGTGGATATCAGATCTAACGCCGGAGACGATCCGCAGAGGATTCGCAGAATTGAAGGAGGGGGCAGAGTATGAGAATTTGACTCGTGCCGCCACTGCAAGAAGCGAGGCGGATTGGCTGATTGGGATGAATGGCTCTCGTGCTTTTACGACAAAACATAATGTTCTGCTATCGGTTGGAAGAGTACAGACGCCTGTTCTCGCACTTATCTATGATCGCCAGAAGCTGATTGAGGCGTTTTCTTCTTTGAAATTTTTTGAACTTGAAGGCTATTTTACTCAAAATGAGCTGACCTACAAAGCGATGTGGCAGGGCGAGCGAATGACCGACCAAGTAAAGGCAGATGCACTTGCAGCTAAAGTTAAAGGCAAGCAGGGACGTATTGCGTCCTATGAGGTTAAAGAGACGAAGGAGTATCCCTTCAAGCTCTATGACCTTACCTTGCTGCAGCGGGAAGCGAACGGAAAATATGCATTTTCTGCAAAGAAGACATTAGACACAGCGCAGGCATTGTATGAGAAGCATAAGGTCATCTCTTATCCGAGGACGAATTCCAATTACGTCACAGAGCAAAATATTCCAGAGATGCATAAAACGTTAAATGCGCTGCAGGGGACAAGCTACGATGAGCTTGTAAAGGGTGCAAATCGCGCTCTTGTGCATAAGGGAAATAAGTTTATTTGCAATCCTTCTAAGGTAGAGGATCATCATGCGATTTTGCCGACGAATCGTAAAGCGAACAATTTGAGTCCCGATGAGCAGAAGCTCTACGACCTTATTGTAAGACGTTTTCTATCGCAATTTTATCCAGCGGCTGAATATAAAGTGCATACAGTTCTAACTGAAGTGGAGAACGAGATGTTCAAAACAACGGTGAAGGAGCTGCTGAGCTTAGGCTGGAAGGTGATTTATGCAGATCAGAAGAAGGAAAAAGCGAGAGCGACGGCTAAAGGCAAGGATAAAGAGGATGCAGAGGAAGAAGAGGTTGAAGTAAACGAGCCTTTCACCATTTCAGCAGAAGAGAGCGTTATGTGCTCGGATGCCATTGTGAAGGAAAAGGATACTCAGCCGCCTAAGCATTATACAGAAGGAACGCTGCTCAAAGCGATGGAAAGCGCAGGTAAGCAAATCGAGGACGAGGACGTTCGGGATGCGATGAAGGATTCCGGTCTGGGTACGCCAGCTACACGTGCAGCTACGATTGAGCGATTGAAAAATGTCGGCTATGTCGATATGCAGGGTAAAAAAATTCTAGTAACCCAAAAAGGCCGAACCGCTATCGAGCTCATTCGAGGGGCTGGAATTGATTTGCTAACTTCACCAGAAATGACCGGATTATGGGAGAAACGGCTGACTGAAATTTCAAGAGGTACCGCTTCAGACGGACAATTCATGGATAATGTGAAAAAGTTTGCGACGATGATCGTTGATAAGGTCAAGATACAATCCCGAGCGGCTAAAACATCCTTTGAAAGCGAAGCGTCTGCTCCCAGCAGAGGCTCTGCTGGGAAGTCGGCACCCGGGACACGCACACGTGCACCCAAAGCTAAAACTGGAGAAGCAGCTCAGAAGAGCTCTGCGAAGCCTAAACAAGCGGCTGACGGCGGTCCGCTCATCATAACGGCATGTCCGCGTCCTGGCTGCGGAGGCTCAATTTTTATGGGACGTAAAGGCTATGGCTGCTCACACTACAAAGAGGGCTGTAAATTTGTAATTTGGAAGCAGAGCTGCGGACGAAGCTTAACTGATTCTCAGATCAAAGCGCTGGTTGAGAAAGGGAAGACGGCGAAGCTGAAGCTTGAACTAGAGGACGGTACGCCAGTAGACGGCAGAATTGTCATTCGAAATCTAGATACAGGCGAATTGGCAATTGAACAGTTATAG
- the lpdA gene encoding dihydrolipoyl dehydrogenase: protein MVVGDASLDIDTLVIGAGPGGYVAAIRAAQLGQNVLIVDKEYVGGVCLNVGCIPSKALISASHQYESISHASAFGIEVGEAKVDFTKVQEFKAGIVKKLTGGVASLLKANKVQYFQGEVMFINENEARVFNDQEAPRYRFKNCIIATGSRPIELKAFPYGGRIVSSTGALSLPEIPKSLVVIGGGYIGIELGQMYSKFGTKVTVIEGSDAILPGFDKDMSSIVAKKLKSTNVDIITGAQAKGAEQTDKEVTVTYTVGDKEEKVTADYLLVTVGRRPNTDGELGLDLINVKLSDRGLVEVDEQCRTNIPHIYAIGDIIAGPALAHKAMYEGRIAAEAISGQTSVIDYKCVPAVCFSDPECASVGYSEKEAKDKGHKVKVGKFPFAINGRAMSLNANEGFVKLVSDADSGLVLGAQIIGLEASNMIAELALAIEMGATLEDIALTIHAHPTLGEIVLDAAEVALGHPIHTFIK from the coding sequence ATGGTCGTAGGTGATGCTTCCCTAGATATTGATACTCTAGTCATTGGTGCGGGTCCAGGCGGATATGTTGCAGCGATTCGCGCAGCACAGCTTGGTCAAAACGTACTCATCGTGGATAAAGAATATGTAGGCGGCGTATGCTTGAATGTGGGCTGTATTCCATCAAAAGCTTTGATCTCCGCTTCACATCAATACGAATCAATCAGCCATGCTTCCGCATTCGGCATCGAAGTTGGCGAAGCAAAGGTTGACTTTACTAAAGTACAAGAGTTCAAAGCTGGTATCGTCAAAAAATTGACCGGCGGCGTTGCTTCACTTCTAAAAGCGAACAAAGTCCAATATTTCCAAGGCGAAGTTATGTTTATCAACGAGAACGAAGCACGTGTTTTCAATGATCAAGAAGCACCTCGCTACCGTTTCAAAAACTGTATTATCGCTACGGGCTCACGTCCAATAGAACTGAAAGCATTCCCTTACGGCGGCCGTATTGTTTCGTCTACAGGCGCTTTGTCCTTGCCTGAAATTCCGAAAAGCCTTGTCGTTATCGGCGGCGGCTATATCGGTATCGAGCTTGGTCAAATGTATTCGAAATTCGGCACTAAAGTAACGGTTATTGAAGGCTCTGATGCGATTCTTCCAGGCTTTGACAAAGATATGTCATCCATCGTTGCTAAGAAACTGAAAAGCACCAACGTGGATATCATTACTGGCGCTCAAGCAAAAGGCGCTGAGCAAACGGATAAAGAGGTAACAGTAACTTATACCGTTGGCGACAAAGAAGAAAAAGTAACTGCAGATTACTTGCTTGTAACGGTTGGACGTCGTCCAAATACCGATGGTGAGCTTGGTCTTGATCTGATCAACGTGAAGCTTTCGGATCGCGGCCTCGTTGAGGTTGACGAGCAATGCCGTACTAATATTCCACATATCTACGCGATTGGCGATATCATTGCTGGACCCGCGCTTGCGCACAAAGCCATGTATGAGGGTCGTATTGCTGCTGAAGCCATTTCGGGTCAAACAAGCGTAATCGACTACAAATGTGTACCTGCTGTCTGCTTCTCTGATCCAGAATGCGCTAGCGTAGGCTACAGCGAAAAAGAAGCAAAAGATAAAGGCCATAAAGTGAAGGTCGGCAAATTCCCGTTCGCAATCAATGGACGTGCAATGTCGCTTAACGCAAATGAAGGCTTTGTTAAGCTAGTATCGGATGCGGATTCCGGCCTAGTGCTTGGCGCTCAAATTATCGGTCTTGAAGCTTCCAATATGATTGCTGAGCTAGCACTTGCAATCGAAATGGGCGCAACGCTTGAGGATATCGCACTTACGATTCACGCGCATCCAACACTTGGCGAAATCGTGCTTGATGCTGCTGAGGTTGCTCTTGGCCACCCGATTCATACGTTCATCAAATAA
- a CDS encoding HAD hydrolase-like protein — MKQQIMFDLDDTLIHCNKYFYLVIDQFIDSMTTWFGSSPLVSVQAIRDKQMEIDIAGVAVFGFKSEHFPQSFVDTYIHFSYLTGRKRSTVEENFLWKLGLSVYEHDTEPYPNMEQTLFSLAEAGHELHLYTGGEQPIQRRKIEKMNLERYFESRIYIRRLKNSDALESILTNGLFDRSSTWMVGNSIRTDVVPALTAGIHAIHMRAVAEWEFNVVQIEVEPKGAFLTLDHLKDVPDAIHGYVFR, encoded by the coding sequence ATGAAGCAACAAATTATGTTTGACCTGGATGATACGCTAATTCACTGTAACAAATATTTTTATTTGGTCATTGATCAATTCATTGATTCGATGACTACTTGGTTTGGCAGCTCTCCTCTAGTCAGCGTGCAAGCTATCCGAGATAAGCAAATGGAAATCGATATTGCTGGAGTTGCCGTATTTGGTTTTAAGAGCGAGCATTTCCCCCAGTCCTTTGTAGATACCTATATTCATTTTTCGTATCTGACGGGACGCAAGCGCTCTACAGTGGAAGAAAATTTTTTATGGAAGCTTGGCTTGAGCGTTTACGAGCATGACACAGAGCCTTACCCCAATATGGAGCAAACATTGTTCTCATTAGCCGAAGCTGGACATGAGCTGCATCTGTATACGGGCGGCGAGCAGCCTATTCAGCGCCGGAAGATTGAAAAGATGAACTTAGAGCGTTATTTTGAATCTCGCATTTATATTCGCCGACTGAAAAATAGCGATGCATTGGAAAGCATCTTAACCAATGGCCTCTTTGATCGGAGCAGCACTTGGATGGTCGGCAACTCGATTCGCACAGATGTCGTTCCTGCACTAACGGCTGGGATTCATGCCATTCATATGCGTGCTGTAGCCGAATGGGAATTTAACGTTGTCCAAATCGAGGTTGAGCCAAAAGGGGCGTTCCTAACACTGGATCACCTGAAGGATGTGCCAGACGCGATTCATGGTTACGTCTTCCGCTGA
- a CDS encoding glutamate synthase subunit beta, with protein MSTPTGFMEYQRELPADRDPLERIKDWQEFHKHFSDEQLKTQGARCMDCGTPYCHTGIELSGSVSGCPVNNLIPEWNNLIYRGLWREALERLHKTNNFPEFTGRVCPAPCEGSCTVGLIGDAVTIKTIEQAIIDRGFDEGWVVPHPPKVRTGKRIAVVGSGPAGMATAAQLNKAGHTVTVYERADRIGGLLTYGIPTMKLEKHVVQRRVDIMTAEGIEFVTNTEIGKDITANELVENFDAVVLCGGSTRAREVEMEGRNLNGVHLAMDYLNGTIKSYLDSNLEDGKYISAKDKDVIVIGGGDTGTDCVATALRHGCKSVTQFGTHAKAPLERDNTSNPWPQFPNVYTLDYAQEEAKALFGEDPRAFSVLTKKFVGDGNGNLKELHTVQIERTVDETGRKIYTEIPGTEKVWPADLVFIAVGFEGPETTLIEQLGLAQDRRTNVKARYGKYTTNVDKVFAAGDMRRGQSLVVWAINEGREAAREVDKYLMGSSMLP; from the coding sequence ATGTCTACACCTACTGGATTTATGGAATATCAACGTGAACTGCCGGCCGATCGCGACCCGCTTGAGCGCATAAAAGACTGGCAAGAGTTTCACAAGCATTTTTCGGATGAGCAGCTAAAAACACAAGGAGCACGCTGCATGGATTGCGGTACTCCGTATTGCCATACAGGAATTGAGCTTTCAGGCTCCGTTTCTGGTTGTCCGGTAAACAATTTAATTCCAGAATGGAATAACTTGATTTATCGCGGTCTGTGGCGCGAGGCGCTTGAACGTCTGCATAAAACGAATAACTTTCCTGAGTTCACAGGCCGCGTATGTCCCGCACCTTGTGAAGGATCTTGTACTGTAGGCTTGATTGGCGATGCGGTTACGATCAAAACAATTGAACAAGCAATCATCGATCGTGGTTTTGATGAGGGCTGGGTCGTTCCGCACCCTCCGAAGGTACGTACAGGCAAGCGTATTGCTGTAGTAGGCTCTGGACCTGCGGGTATGGCCACTGCTGCTCAGCTTAACAAAGCTGGACATACGGTTACGGTCTATGAGCGTGCTGACCGCATTGGCGGCTTGCTAACCTACGGTATTCCAACCATGAAGCTGGAGAAGCATGTCGTACAGCGTCGTGTCGATATTATGACGGCAGAGGGCATTGAGTTTGTAACGAATACGGAGATCGGCAAAGATATTACGGCTAACGAGCTCGTGGAAAATTTTGATGCTGTCGTTCTTTGCGGCGGTTCAACTAGAGCGCGTGAAGTGGAAATGGAAGGCCGTAATTTAAACGGTGTACACCTCGCAATGGATTATTTGAATGGTACGATCAAGAGCTATCTCGATTCCAATCTCGAGGACGGCAAATATATTTCGGCGAAAGACAAGGATGTCATCGTTATCGGCGGCGGCGATACAGGTACGGACTGCGTAGCTACAGCATTGCGTCACGGCTGCAAGTCGGTTACTCAATTCGGTACGCATGCGAAGGCACCTCTAGAGCGCGACAATACGAGCAATCCTTGGCCTCAATTTCCGAATGTATATACGCTCGATTATGCTCAGGAAGAAGCGAAAGCACTTTTTGGCGAAGATCCACGGGCTTTCTCCGTCTTGACAAAGAAGTTTGTTGGTGACGGCAATGGAAATCTGAAGGAGCTTCACACAGTTCAAATTGAACGGACAGTTGATGAGACTGGACGTAAAATATATACTGAAATTCCTGGAACTGAAAAAGTATGGCCGGCGGATCTTGTTTTCATCGCTGTTGGCTTTGAAGGCCCAGAAACAACATTGATCGAACAGCTTGGACTTGCTCAAGATCGCCGTACGAACGTGAAAGCAAGATATGGCAAATATACAACCAACGTTGACAAAGTGTTTGCAGCGGGCGATATGCGTCGTGGCCAAAGCTTAGTTGTATGGGCAATTAATGAAGGACGCGAGGCTGCTCGTGAAGTAGATAAGTACTTGATGGGTTCATCGATGCTGCCATAA
- a CDS encoding dihydrolipoamide acetyltransferase family protein, translated as MAKFEYRFPELGEGLHEGEIVKVHIKVGDTVTDDDIIMEVQNDKAIVEVPCPVNGKVLEVLVKDGQVCHVGEIVAIIDAEGELPEQAAPAAEAPKAEAPAAAAAPAVEEAPKAEAPAAPAAAPKATGGLVLATPSVRKFAREKGVDLTQVGGTGKNGRITRDDVNGFGGAPAAIDAAAPAVEQSSSEEVATKGDVKSAPAAAGTAYRPEERVPFKGIRKIIANAMSKSVYTAPHVTIMDEVDVTELVALRAKYKPYAEKKGSKLTYLPFIVKALVAACREFPILNATLDEANQEIVLRKFYNIGIATDTENGLIVPVIEDADRKNLFKIADSIRDLAARGRDGKLSANELRGSTISISNIGSAGGMFFTPVINFPEVAILGTGRITEKAIVRNGEIVAAPVMALSLSFDHRLIDGATAQNFMNYIKTLLGNPELFIMEV; from the coding sequence GTGGCTAAATTCGAATATCGTTTCCCAGAGCTCGGTGAAGGTTTGCATGAAGGCGAAATTGTTAAAGTGCATATCAAAGTCGGCGACACGGTTACAGATGATGATATTATTATGGAAGTCCAAAACGATAAAGCGATCGTGGAAGTTCCTTGCCCAGTAAACGGCAAAGTGCTTGAAGTGCTCGTTAAGGATGGTCAAGTTTGCCACGTAGGCGAAATCGTTGCAATCATTGATGCAGAAGGCGAATTGCCAGAGCAAGCAGCACCAGCTGCTGAAGCTCCTAAAGCTGAAGCGCCAGCAGCTGCGGCTGCACCAGCGGTAGAAGAAGCTCCGAAGGCTGAGGCTCCTGCAGCACCAGCAGCAGCTCCTAAAGCAACTGGCGGACTTGTGCTTGCGACACCAAGCGTTCGCAAGTTTGCGCGTGAGAAGGGTGTAGACCTGACTCAGGTTGGAGGCACTGGCAAAAACGGCCGTATTACTCGTGATGATGTTAATGGCTTTGGCGGCGCTCCTGCTGCTATCGATGCTGCAGCACCTGCGGTTGAACAATCGAGCAGCGAAGAAGTAGCAACTAAAGGCGACGTGAAATCTGCTCCTGCAGCAGCTGGCACGGCCTATCGTCCAGAAGAGCGTGTACCGTTCAAAGGTATTCGCAAAATCATTGCAAATGCAATGTCTAAATCGGTTTACACAGCTCCTCACGTAACGATTATGGATGAGGTTGACGTGACTGAGCTTGTTGCACTTCGTGCAAAATACAAGCCTTATGCTGAGAAAAAAGGCTCCAAGCTTACTTACTTGCCGTTCATCGTTAAGGCGCTTGTGGCAGCTTGCCGTGAGTTCCCGATCTTGAACGCAACGCTTGATGAGGCTAATCAAGAAATCGTATTGCGCAAATTCTATAATATCGGTATTGCTACGGATACAGAAAATGGTCTAATCGTACCGGTTATTGAAGATGCAGATCGTAAAAATCTGTTTAAAATTGCTGATTCCATTCGTGATCTAGCTGCTCGCGGTCGTGACGGCAAGCTTTCTGCGAACGAACTGAGAGGCAGTACAATTTCAATCTCGAACATTGGTTCTGCTGGCGGTATGTTCTTCACTCCTGTTATCAACTTCCCTGAGGTTGCTATTCTTGGAACAGGCAGAATTACAGAGAAAGCGATCGTTCGCAATGGCGAGATCGTAGCTGCTCCTGTTATGGCTCTTTCGCTAAGCTTTGACCACCGTCTCATCGACGGCGCAACAGCACAAAACTTTATGAATTACATCAAAACACTTCTGGGCAATCCAGAATTGTTCATAATGGAGGTATAA
- a CDS encoding thymidylate synthase, whose amino-acid sequence MSNNEQAYLQLLKYVLEHGTRKEDRTGTGTISTFGYQMRFDLNEGFPLLTTKRVPFRLIVSELIWFIQGDTNIRYLLQHNNNIWNEWAFKRWIESSDYKGPDMTNFGLRIQTDADFAKEYEAQMEQFKQLILTDDQFAEAFGELGNVYGKQWREWKTTQGDTIDQLKDVIETIKTNPDSRRLIVSAWNPEDVPTNMALPPCHTMFQFYVTNGKLSCQLYQRSADIFLGIPFNIASYALLTHLIAHECGLEVGEFIHTLGDAHIYTNHLEQIDLQLSREPRALPALRLNADKKSIFDFAAEDITIEQYEPHPSIKAPVAV is encoded by the coding sequence GTGAGTAATAACGAGCAGGCCTATTTGCAGCTGTTAAAATACGTTTTAGAGCATGGGACTAGGAAAGAGGATCGTACGGGGACGGGAACAATTTCGACCTTTGGTTATCAAATGCGATTTGATCTTAACGAAGGTTTTCCACTGCTTACGACAAAACGAGTCCCTTTTCGCTTAATTGTCAGCGAATTGATCTGGTTTATTCAAGGAGATACGAACATAAGATATCTTCTTCAGCACAATAATAATATTTGGAATGAATGGGCCTTCAAGAGATGGATAGAAAGCTCTGACTATAAAGGGCCAGACATGACGAACTTTGGGCTGCGTATACAAACAGATGCAGACTTTGCCAAGGAGTACGAGGCGCAAATGGAGCAGTTCAAGCAGCTTATCCTTACGGATGATCAATTCGCAGAGGCATTTGGCGAGCTTGGCAACGTATATGGCAAGCAGTGGCGGGAATGGAAGACGACGCAAGGTGATACCATTGATCAACTGAAGGATGTCATTGAGACGATCAAGACAAACCCGGATTCGAGAAGGTTGATTGTATCTGCGTGGAATCCGGAAGATGTGCCGACAAATATGGCTTTGCCGCCATGTCACACGATGTTTCAATTTTATGTGACGAATGGCAAGCTGTCCTGTCAGCTCTATCAGCGAAGCGCTGATATATTTCTTGGTATTCCATTTAATATCGCCAGCTACGCCTTACTGACTCATTTAATTGCTCATGAATGTGGACTTGAAGTCGGTGAATTCATCCATACGCTTGGCGATGCACATATTTATACGAATCATTTGGAGCAAATTGACTTGCAGCTAAGCCGTGAGCCGAGAGCTTTGCCCGCATTGAGGCTAAATGCCGACAAAAAATCAATTTTTGATTTTGCAGCTGAGGATATTACGATCGAGCAGTATGAGCCTCACCCATCGATTAAAGCGCCAGTGGCGGTTTAG
- a CDS encoding alpha-ketoacid dehydrogenase subunit beta: MAQMNMLEAIRDAMRVELKRDSNVVIFGEDVGKVGGVFRVTEGLQDEFGEDRVFDTPLAESALAGMAVGMGLQGFRPIAEIQFVGFIYEALDQMFVQAARMRYRSGGRYNSPIVFRTPFGGGVKAAELHTDSLEGLAIQTPGIKVVIPSNPYDAKGLMISAIRDNDPVFFMEHLNLYRAFKAEVPEGEYTIEIGKANVVREGSDVTIITYGLMVHTAVKAAEELEKSGVNVEVIDLRSLVPLDIETIVASIKKTNRAIVVQEAQKTSGAAAEVIAQINENAILHLEAPVLRVAGPDTVYPFALVEDAWLPSVARISEAVQKVLNF; encoded by the coding sequence ATGGCTCAAATGAATATGTTGGAAGCAATTCGCGATGCGATGCGCGTAGAACTTAAACGTGACTCAAACGTCGTTATCTTCGGTGAGGACGTAGGTAAAGTCGGCGGAGTATTCCGTGTGACAGAAGGTTTGCAGGATGAATTTGGCGAGGACCGTGTATTTGATACGCCACTAGCTGAATCTGCACTTGCAGGTATGGCAGTTGGTATGGGCTTGCAGGGCTTCCGTCCAATCGCTGAAATTCAATTCGTAGGGTTTATCTATGAAGCTCTTGACCAAATGTTTGTCCAAGCTGCACGTATGCGTTACCGCTCTGGCGGCCGCTACAACTCGCCAATCGTATTCCGTACGCCTTTTGGCGGCGGCGTGAAAGCAGCAGAGCTGCACACGGATTCTCTTGAGGGTCTTGCGATTCAAACACCAGGTATTAAAGTTGTCATTCCTTCCAATCCTTATGATGCAAAAGGCTTGATGATTTCCGCTATTCGCGATAATGATCCTGTTTTCTTCATGGAGCATTTGAATCTATATCGCGCATTCAAGGCAGAAGTGCCTGAAGGCGAATATACCATTGAAATCGGTAAAGCAAATGTCGTTCGCGAAGGCAGCGACGTCACAATTATTACTTATGGCCTTATGGTTCATACAGCTGTTAAGGCTGCTGAAGAGCTTGAAAAATCAGGTGTTAACGTAGAGGTCATTGATCTTCGTTCATTGGTTCCTCTTGATATTGAAACGATTGTTGCTTCGATCAAGAAAACGAATCGTGCAATTGTAGTTCAAGAAGCACAAAAAACTTCTGGAGCAGCGGCTGAAGTCATTGCTCAAATTAATGAAAATGCAATTTTGCATCTAGAAGCTCCAGTGCTTCGTGTAGCTGGTCCGGATACCGTATATCCGTTTGCGCTTGTTGAGGATGCGTGGCTTCCTTCGGTAGCTCGTATCTCTGAAGCGGTTCAAAAAGTATTGAACTTTTAA